One Micromonospora sp. FIMYZ51 genomic window carries:
- a CDS encoding ATP-binding cassette domain-containing protein: MSRRTTGLAIEAEGLTRSFGDTHALAGLDLQVPAGAVYGVLGPNGAGKTTAVRILATLLRPDGGRARVFGHDVVTEADAVRARVSLTGQYASVDEDLTGTENLVLLGRLLGLGRPAARQRAEQLLAAFGLTEAAGRQVKKYSGGMRRRIDIAASILNTPDLLFLDEPTTGLDPRSRNQVWEIIRAVVAHGTTVLLTTQYLDEADKLASRIAVIDHGRVIAEGTPGELKSSVGSGTVHLRLRDAAARPEAERLLRTVLGVPVQLEADPVAITARVGGAGGDLDASAQAARALGELSSAGIVVDDFSLGQPSLDEVFLALTDHPAVPVEDERDEALEAAR; this comes from the coding sequence ATGAGTAGACGCACCACCGGCCTCGCCATCGAGGCCGAGGGTTTGACCCGGTCGTTCGGCGATACGCACGCGCTCGCCGGCCTCGACCTACAGGTGCCGGCCGGCGCCGTGTACGGGGTGCTCGGCCCGAACGGGGCCGGCAAGACCACTGCGGTACGGATCCTGGCGACGTTGCTGCGTCCGGACGGCGGACGGGCCCGGGTGTTCGGCCACGACGTGGTCACCGAGGCCGACGCGGTCCGCGCCCGGGTCAGCCTGACCGGTCAGTACGCCTCGGTGGACGAGGACCTGACCGGCACGGAGAACCTGGTCCTGCTGGGCCGGCTGCTCGGGCTGGGCCGGCCGGCCGCCCGGCAACGGGCGGAACAGTTGCTTGCCGCGTTCGGCCTGACCGAGGCGGCCGGCCGGCAGGTGAAGAAATACTCGGGCGGCATGCGGCGGCGCATCGACATCGCGGCGAGCATCCTCAACACACCCGACCTGTTGTTCCTCGACGAGCCGACGACCGGGCTCGATCCGCGCAGCCGTAACCAGGTGTGGGAGATCATCCGGGCGGTGGTGGCACACGGCACCACCGTGCTGCTCACCACGCAGTACCTCGACGAGGCCGACAAGCTGGCCAGCCGGATCGCGGTGATCGACCATGGCCGGGTGATCGCGGAGGGCACCCCGGGCGAGTTGAAGTCGTCGGTCGGCTCCGGCACGGTCCACCTGCGGCTGCGCGACGCGGCAGCGCGGCCGGAGGCGGAGCGACTGCTGCGCACGGTGCTGGGCGTACCTGTGCAGTTGGAGGCAGACCCGGTGGCGATCACCGCCCGGGTCGGCGGAGCCGGCGGCGACCTGGATGCCAGCGCCCAGGCCGCACGGGCGCTCGGCGAGCTGTCCAGTGCCGGGATCGTGGTGGACGACTTCTCGCTCGGCCAGCCGAGCCTGGACGAGGTCTTCCTGGCCCTGACCGACCACCCTGCCGTCCCGGTCGAGGACGAGCGGG